A region of the Culex quinquefasciatus strain JHB chromosome 1, VPISU_Cqui_1.0_pri_paternal, whole genome shotgun sequence genome:
AACGTGAATTAACTCACCTTTACTGGCAAATAGTTGTTGATTTTCTGTTCTAATTTATGTTCTTTTCCTTCCGCACCGTAGATAAAAATGACCGATCGATGAATTTGGGAGCACAACCGGCACAAAAATCCGGTAATGCAAGCTTCCTCTAGACTGCCCATGCTCGCTGAACGAAGGTTCCGGCAAGTTTTGGTGGTGTTTTGTTCGGCACAGGTGAAATCTCCTATTTTAATCAAACgttgaattattttttgctgttttttttactgaaagatttttaagcaatttattttgttatgaCGGTCTGAATTTGACATCTGACTGACAGTTGACATTTGAAGTATCAACACGTATAACAAATATAGAGCACTTTTGAATTATATTTACGCATTTTCAACACTCTGTATAATGCtattttattcgatttttatttattttacccTTGTTCAGTACCGATTGTCAATTAAGGGAACTTTGAACCAAGTTTCCTGATTTTcagttcaaagatcagaaatcactcactcatcaccgAATGAATCTTTACCGGCTATGGGCTGGTATGCTAATCAAAAGAATGGGgatcaagaaacagctttacgaacggcagaacaaaagagacggaacgttttcttggggcttttcttcaccctctctggcttacTTTCtctaccgctgctgcccatttgaattttttcttgaccggtttctcccgaagtgcataccttacataTAGCGAAACATGAAATGCTGGCTGCATAGACTGGCTGCCAGCGGCTTGCTCAATCACTTCATTCAGTGAAACAAATATTCGATAATTGCTTTTCCTACTCCGTCTGTCAACCCGAGTCATACACGAATATGTTCAGAGAGGAGTAAACCTAAACAAATACTAGGCAAGGCGCTCACTTGACCTGCACTACAACAGTTGGCTGTCAATTATAATTTGGCATGGTAGAAATGGCTAccaaatgtgtctttgatgttgtTGCAGAATATTATTGATATTTATAAATAAGCAATTTCTTAAATGATCAAAGCAAAGCCGAtcgcaaacttttttcagtcagCTTTGAACCATTCGCTgattcgctgtactacccgattggagagagagaggagagcaaagagagaatgttcagtagcgattggtgaggaagtgacaaacggtaggaaacaGTTAGATCAGTTTTCCGTCGCGTTagatttgtgctcgcgagtgaCTGAGTCTTTTGgggcaatcaggacccttgctttgaacacttctctaccacggatAGTATGTTTCCATACTATTCCGTACGATttaaatttgtactcttcattttgcggacaAATCTCTTTTAGTTTGAGAAGACTGTactgggaccatccataaaccacgttgacACCTTAGGGGTGATTTAATCTCCTATTTTAATCAAACgttgaattattttttgctgttttttttactgaaagatttttaagcaatttattttgttatgaCGGTCTGAATTTGACATCTGACTGACAGTTGAAATTTGAAGTATCAACACGTATAACAAATATAGAGCACTTTTGAATTATATTTACGCATTTTCAACACTCTGtataatagagctttatgacgtttcgcgtacaaacactagcgcaccatttgattttgctggccggacaaaatttaacctcaatctttttcgtgtacgtacacgcaatacatgcgcacgtagataactctatgccagggtggccacctcgggaaaaaaccgggatttttatccaccgggagaaaaccgggaaaaactcgggaattcgactgacaaaccgggaaaatattttaagtttagttaaaatttaacaaaagcctctttaatttattcaatatgttcttttctcaattagaatattattcctgttattataaatgaagaattcgcgaaaactatgtttgaatttgtgtaatAGACTCATGCTTCTTGGTTAGGGATGTTTTTTGTATCCTATTATATTTTTACATggcgatttatttttttaataaagcaaaatgtttcctctaccagcgattctcaacctggggtacatgtacccctgggGGTACAACGAGCGGTCTCAGGGGGTCCGGAGGACAAACCCCACAATGGCGAACATTTGtcccaaacaaaatatttgagagaataaaaaaacaaattgctttgaataaaaaaaaaataacaaccatGCTTAAGGTTCAATGAATTACGGGCGAATTGTTTTTGaccaatcagaaaatgtttaaaaaatatttaaattgtaaatctataatttgcattcgtttagaaattttatgaatttgaagtaaagtgcatcgtttttgagtttttttttgttttttttttttttctacaattatttgtttcaaatttgtatatgcaacaaaagaatggatcaaaaatgttcaaaaaagaaagcagaaaagaattttctcaaccatttaatagaataatttttcaattgaaaatagctacaacttcaaaaaaaatactatttacaaaatttaaatttacataaaaataaaatttaaaaaaatatcgggGTTGTTTGTAGAAATGAAAAAGAcaacgaaaatttaatttacaaaaaaatattctctaaatttgaagacattttcagTAGAtagtttcaaagaaaaacagggaacaacattttattttgaagctttattaagaaaactgatttgaagagatgtacatggacgttgtgtggcctatccagcacatgtttttaaacaactcTAGAAACAAGATTTACGCCATttttaatacttcaaaattcatgtttcatGCAAACGAAAAATTTCATGTATGAACGCTAGGGGGTACCAGCAGCTTAAGTAACACGAAAAAGGGTACCTAGCCtagaaaaggttgagaaccgttGAATTATAACatatttcaacataaaaataatattatcatggagtttctgtttgtaaatattattttatttgataataTTTGAGATTCTCAGCCAGACAAATTATTAAGGACAacttgcaatgattttttttttgcaaagttttttttaaatgtcgtttgaaatttatgtaaaattttaaaattttcagatattttaaaaatacaatatatTTAGAATTCTGCTACAAAAACGTCACTTGAAATAAAGGCAATCACTTTTAGGTGGTTACTAcatcaacacaaaaattgagatcatgttgaaaataaggccgatgctaatatttttcaaaaattttgtccctcggctctggccggggtcaaGTGGGGGAACaatccatagtctcaacatttgaatgcaaaaagtgctcaaatacattttacactagtttatttgttttgtcttcaaaaaatgtaagatttggcggtaacaaaaaataaaaaaaactaaaggtgtaaaattaaaaaaaaaattacattaatccaaacatgcttaaaaatgattccaaacgcaagggaatgcattttatattgatttcagctggttgcacttaaatttcaattgaaattttgatgttttttgaaaaatattttttgccccctgatttttcgaggcaACTAACGAATTAACGAGCATTTACATAACTGTtgataacaatttatttttgcaattcttttctttaaaattaataaattgtagtAATAATTAATCTcattctaaaaactaaaacgattttttttttattttgaggttataCAATCTACATGtatgatgatgaaaaatcccaatcattatggaaattagatgtttggattggaaacagataaaaacggcttcgtttacaacttacttactttttactcaagatttgaaagctttcttgatgaattcaaactttgaaccaaaagtatgtgttcaaaaagtatgttggtactaacgttagcctaaaaaaacattgtagtttggtttaaaaacatttcggaaaattccttctgggctcgggagaaaaccgggaaaaaaccgggaaattgaaaatcgaaatctggtggccaccctgctctatgctatttttttcgatttttatttatttacccTTGTTCAGTACCGATTGTCAATTAAGGGAACTTTGAACCAAGTTTCCTGATTTTcagttcaaagatcagaaatcactcactcatcactGAATGAATCTTTACCGGCTATGGGCTGGTATGCTAATCAAAAGAatgggggtcaagaaacagctttacgaacggcagaacaaaagagacggaacgttttcttggggcttttcttcaccctctctggcttacTTTCtctaccgctgctgcccatttgaaatttttcttgaccggtttcttccgaagtgcataccttacataTAGCGTGTAGCCGTTGCGATTCGATCGGTTGCAAACGGTGCAGCTTATGCGCCACTCCCGTGAGGGAGACTGCCCGccatgttaaatttgcccggttTGAGACTCTCGAAGAGGTGCTCGGTTGAACTTCTTCCCAGGGAAGAAGCAAGATCGAATCGGCCAGCGTACCAAAGTGACCCACAAGAACGGTACGGAAAGCTCAGCCTCCCGAAAAAGCTCCTCAGAAATCCACCAGTATAGGACCCCCCGTGCCCGTATGAATTATCATGGGTAGTACCGACACCCGCCACCAGAGAACTTCACGAAGCATGGGAGATACGCAGAACTTTTGCATTGGGGAGGAAAGGACTGGGAACGGACCCTAAAGTGACGGAAGCAGCGCTCCGGATCGACCAGAAAAACTAACACGTGAGCTCATTTTTACTGCAGGGACTTTATTGAACTCCAAATAATCACACAAAATACTTCAGGTAGGAAATCAAAAAGAGGTGCTCATTTTATTGGACTAGTCTAaggttttgtatttttcattcattGTTTCGTCTTCAACGTCTACCTAACCATCTTCCTACTGTGTGCGTTTGCTCTCCCTACTGTCTGTACTGTTTGTTCTTCTGTTACCCCGTGCTTTTGTGCTCTCTCCTCAACCTCAAATCTTCTGCTCGTCAGCTGGAACAGCTGATCGCTGACGTCACCGGCAGTCAAGCGGACTGCGGCAGACAAAAGGCACTAGAGTGCGAACTATTTCGTGGACGTGTGGGCGAGTCAATAAAGGCCGTCACACTCCGGGCACATGGCAACACGCGCTTAAACAAAATGGACGCCCTCCATCAAAATGGCGTCCGCTCTACGGCCGCAGCCGGAACGGAAAAACGTTCGTGACGCCTTCTGTGGCCGTCACCCTTCACCCGATGAAAAAGAACGGACTCACCGGACTGCTGCTGTTGCTCCTGTTACTTGTTGATGCTGCTGTTGTTCCTCACCGCGTGCTCGTAGCCGGCGTAGACGACGATGTCGGTTCGACCTGCGGTTGCGTGGTCGACTTTGATGAAGTTGCGCGGGCCGGCGTTGGCTTTCCGGCCAGCACGTGGACGGATCGGACCGCCTCCAGACGAGATGTTGACGGCTCGTCTCTTCCGGCGAATGTAGCGTGTGCCGGGTCAAAACTTGTCCCACACTCGATGCGGGCGGTGGTGGACGCGCGCTCGATCTCCTACTGGTGCTGCTTTGCTGGTAGGGCGAAAGGAAGCGAAGCCTTCGAACTTCGCGAATGAGGTTAGCACATGCACGGGGATAATTCGCACGGGGTAACGGTTTTACCTGATCTCTAACTAGGCCGCACTGAGGCTCACTATTTCGCACACTCACAATTCTAACTCGACGAGATCTAGGGGGGGAGAAGTTAGAATTTAAGACCTAACCGGAAACACTACCACGCCACTTTCAAACCTCAGGACTGGAAAAAAGGGAACCCGGGATAAAAGTCCGCGCACTCCACACTTCACAAAGGTCTGGGACAAAGTGAACGAGTACTAGGTTCCTCAGAACGGGGAAAGTGGCCCCAGACGTACTTTTGGTACGCCGTTTCCCGGAGATTGCCTCGGGCTTCTTCGGATCTTTAAAGATCTGAGTTCCCGTCTCACTCTAGCGGTCGGCAATGGCTCTGACCGTCCCTTTCCGTCTTCCCGAAGGATTCAACATGTGAGCGACCTCCGCGAGATTCTCTCTCCAGGTCTTAAACCGGTAACGAAAGTTACCAACGATCGTGAGGGCTAACATCACCTACATTGATTACCGTGGTAACGGAgatcaaattacatttaaagacgaacggaaaaaccaaaataaataaataaataaatgctaaCAAGTGCAACTGTTACAAGCGAAACATGAAATGCTGGCTGCATAGACTGGCTGCCAGCGGCTTGCTCAACGAATATGTTCAGAGAGGAGTAAACCTAAACAAATACTAGGCAAGGCGCTCACTTGACCTGCACTACAACAGTTGGCCGTCAATTATAATTTGGCATGGTAGAAATGGCTAccaaatgtgtctttgatgttgtTGCAGAATATTATTGATATTTATAAATAAGCAATTTCTTAAATGATCAAAGCAAAGCCGAtcgcaaacttttttcagtcagCTTTGAACCATTCGCTgattcgctgtactacccgattggagagagagagggagagcaaagagagaatgttcagtagcgattggtgaggaagtgacaaacggtaggaaacaGTTAGATCAGTTTTCCGTCGCGTTagatttgtgctcgcgagtgaCTGAGTCTTTTGgggcaatcaggacccttgctttgaacacttctctaccacggatAGTATGTTTCCATACTATTCCGTACGATttaaatttgtactcttcattttgcggacaAATCTCTTTTAGTTTGAGCAGACTGTactgggaccatccataaaccacgttgacACCTTAGGGGTGTTCACGAGGGGGACGTGGTGTcttagatttcaaaaaagtgtcggTTTGCTTTCGTCACCTTGCTGACTTTTGAAAACAAGAGTGTGttcctttcacaccttatgtaaactgtcatttgagggaaagggatacactattgtttacaaaagttgtgtgcccttttgaaatgttaggctccatattTCATgtgacctatctttggataggtaatagagttatctacgtgcgcatgtaatgcgtatacgtacacgaaaaagattgaggttaaattttgtaccgaccagcaaaacaaatagtgtgcaagtgtgcgtgagcgcgggCTTGGATAACTCTATTATTGTgaaggcagacaaaaatcaaaatatgagcgcaacctgtcaaagcctgttgcgccacaggctgATGTACGCGCTTACGAAAAACCGGTTAGTTTTTGTtcggcgcaacagattttttcgcgcaacagaagagatgcgcacttcggtttggtggtgcgcggataataaAAAGCCTTTCAAGCACGAATTGAATTGGAGATTTGACTACCCTATCATcaagcagaaaaatattttgtagaatcatcctgtacgaggtttgattcaacattttttttgttgaatataatcaacgccgattttgcgttgaaacaaaccttgattttctaaattccacaaaaatcttttgttgttttgaaaaagttgctttgacgtttaaaacaacaaaaatcttgattttcaaatcaacaaaacgttttgttgattcaaatatgccttatttttctgcgtgattgaagttgtaagcacataagtACCCTGAAATATGAAGATTTgtctacccaatctgatggttcGAATAATGAGTCTTGATAGAGCACTTAAAAGTTCgccctattttggatagcattaccttttaaatgtgaggaaggcaccaatcaactaagtaacgtttttattaaagcaaagcaatccttTTTAACGACCcctggtcttttgtggtctctgttgctagtttctgctcatttcaagtagagagcctggagcttattagagaacggccatctcaaaccaaaagtaccaatcgaagcacgggaactgtcaaacggaggtaccaatcgagcaaaagatAAAGGAttttgtgtggtgagtcacccaaaacctcttttacgcaaatggaccgacgttttacttccccatccgatagaaggccagaagGAAAAGGCGGgtatcgaacccgcgccccatagcaacttagggattgcctccccccaactgcgttacgtaattaaagaatgCTCCCTTTTATACATATTGCCAATCAGGTCTGAAAGGGTTAAATCTAGGGttaaacaaatctagagtttttctgaataggtcctataaacatatgaaagacaatagagttatctacgtgcgcatgtattgcgtgtacgtacacgaaaaaagtgaggttaaattttgtaccagccagcaaaacaaatggtgtgctagtgtgtgtgagatcgggcttagatagctctatagctTATAGgaacttttgccttcctcactgaggtaaggctataatcctgctctaaaaatgaactttgtaaaaaaacgtcgttgacccaccttcatgtatacatatcgaatcagaatcgaaaactgaacaaatgtctgtgtgtatgggtgtgtgtatgtgtgtgtgtatgtatgtatgtgaccaacaaactagctcatgtttctcggcactggctgaaccgatttgacccgaacctgttgcattcgacttggtttagggtcccatagatcaagttttatacagattgaagtttagataagtagttcaaaagttatgtataaaaatgtgttttcacatatatccggatctcacttaaatgtatgtaaactatgtccggatccaccatccgccccatcgttggttaggttatcgaaagacctttccaacgagtccaaaacaatgaCGATCTGGGCAACcttgtcttgagatatggtgTACTGAGATATGGTGTTGAGATATGATATAgtgtaatgagtgaggaaggctccaaccacataggtggattaagttagttaaaaaaaaaactctagaaacaaaaaaacgagGCGGCAGGTTTCTACATTGTATGCATTTTCGAGGTCGCCtcataaatttatgaaatgtgTAAAATGGAAACATAAATTTGGTTTTAACGATATCCGTGTACTCCGGAACTGTCATCCACAATTTGCACGCATTCGGCGGACAAGTTCAACAAAAgtattgcataaaaataaaCTCTTTCGGGACAAGATTTCCAATTTTTGTAAGAAATCAGCGAAAACTAGTGAATTTCTGCTGCCTTGGCATACGGGTAAATTGTTAACGGTTCTAAGAAGCGCACAAAAGGCCCAAAGATGGTCGTGGGTGCCTTTCCGGCCGCCAAACTGGGCGTGCTTGCCATGAAGCAGATTTCCAAGCCGATCGCCAGTTTGCTGAAAGCACGGGCCAAAAACAGTCCGTTCTTCCGGAAGTACGTGTGCATGCCACCGGCTCAATTCTACAACTGGATGGAGGTAAAGACCAAAATGTGGGCCATGAACCTGGGCAAGCCTACCGCAGTTCCGGTACTGAACGAGGCGATGGCCATTGAGCTGGGTGCGAATTTATTGGGTGAAATCGTAATTTTCACCATCGGTGCCGGCTTGCTCTTGCTGGAATACCAACGGTAAGATCGGGGACAATGTTTAGTATAACATCTAACATCTCGATTCTCACGATACATTTCATTGCAGACAAGTTCGAAAGGAAGCCAACAAGGAGGAAGTAGTCCTGCAGGAAAAGCTGGAGCTTCAAGCAACAATCAACGAGTTGATTTTCCAAGTGCAACGTCAAGATACTCAGATCCGTGAAATGGCTCGGGTCGTAGCAGATTTAGGTAGAGAGACATTAGAGACACCGTTTCTAAAGATAGAACTAAAACGGCATTGTTTCAATTTCAGAATCAAAATCCTCATGGACGCCAAAAATCTTGTCGGAGCTGACCGGCAAGAAGAACAGCGCCGAGCAACCGTTGTATATTCCGGATAGGCCACCATACCCCACGTCCAGTGGTAATTCTGGCCTGGTAACACAAGCGTTAAATGTGATTGAAAATGAGGTTTTTTATAGAGACGACGCAGAGTCGGACAGCGACGAAGCTGCAGAAAACGGACGAGCTGGCATCGTCTCGAAAGCCCTAATTTATCTCCTCAATACTAGTGATAGTAGATAAATTGTACCAATGTGTTTGTTGTTCCACAGGATAAAAAAGGCTAGAATTTTTGTTTGTGTACATAGTTTGCGCTCAGCGATTGTTGAACttaccatttcaataaatgacgcTCGTTTCTGCATTGAACATTgttgtttttcaattatttttttttatagaactatactgccgttctacgcataattgtcccatgtcagttttggacgattttgacttaatgacatttttaagtttagtctgatgtgtactttaagaaaaacacataaaatctggtactttgttcggaaacacattaaaaacaacaccaagtctgtttgtcccatcgttgtatttctacgcataattgtcccaccaagtattttcttacacggaatcattagttttacgaagcattatgtcttgtttacctgtagTGTAGCAGGAGTGATAACTTATtaactggggtgattagggacacatagggcgaataggaatccacgggacaattatgcgtagaaacaccgaaatcggtcgaaaaatttcaatcgtctttttctcagttgcacttttttgaacatgggacaattatgcgtagaacggcagtataattCCTGTGGTAACGCTTCCTAATGAACCTGCTATGCACGTAACATTTGAACAACCActcataagaaatacattttagaaaaaGAAGAGCCacctcttttttaggagccgcacATTTTCGGTCGCTCAAAGAAATGAGCGGCTTTCTCGCTCTTTTGAAAAGGCTATTTTAAAGCATGGAGTGATTTTTGATCTTcttttattggatttttataaattatttcaaaaattgggtactaaagccctatgtaattttttatgtacaacggtaaaaaacacgattaaaaaccatttctgatcactttttttcaatttaacgcaaaaaaattttttgtcaagacaacattttttcgatggatcaactatggtccccttggaacgagctgtcaagtaggagcttttctgtcaagaaggaccgcggggttaatttttcaaaattgattcaaaaatccatttttaactctttgtggtcgtgcaatgggtcattgtactcagaaaaataagctttatcgctgtaaacaataatatcagcaatctaagcttcattttaggacccaattatgctCAAACCGAAGTCTTGGCGTTcactatgtcaagatttcttcATGAACCTAAACGTTTGAATGCTTGAATGAGGGGAGCACTCAAACATACATAAggattttggaaaaagttgctttTTATGTTGCGCAATAGGGTCCTATAGCACTatgtaggaacttttctgtcaagaagggctgcGAAGTTAACtttccaaaattgatttaaaaaatccattttaaatcctctgcggtcgttcaaagggtcattgtactaaaaaaaaacaaagctttacccagttaactcaatcggaattctgaaacggaatcaaATTCGAATCGTtcacgtattccgtttcaaacgcaacaaccgattccgtgtacgtATCGGTCGTTGCATTTGAAACGGAATatgtaaacgattcgaatttaattccgtttcagaattccgattgagtgaACTGggtatcgttgtgaacaataatatcacaaattaaagCTAAATTATAGGACCCAATTGCGTTGATTTCCgcgaaaaaaactttggaagAATAttctgggaactcttttttacaTTCTGAATTTCTCGATAAAGGAACGGTCCTTTCAAAAGaccgaattttttaaaaaagaaccgtggctctgttttttttttacataaatttaaactTAGTATCTGgaggtttttttaaaaggtccaataaaccaaatttccagtttttgcctttgggagtttttgaaaccgccttgagtcaggggcagtgttgcaaatgagtgatagaaggctttctagtcagaaatttaccaacacattcaaagtatgttcacattacagctggacgtttgtttgcatcaggtttgctatctctttctagcaaaagttttttgtcaggcgacttctagctggtttttttgactggccgcccgatatgtcagccaacatacttcgcagggctgtgacagctcgagctcgatcattcccagtcacgaaatattctagcagagctggttctgtcagaatcctgctagaacggtggaacatttctgctagaatgctctaagaatatctagctctctaagaattctgctagaatcttgctagaacgtcgtgactgggttgtttgcatcaggacactgtgacgagaagttcgtcatttttgggttaaattatatttttttcattgggcctagaaagccgtatggtacgttcgtttgatggctagttccacactgagtgccgcactcagagctgtcaaagtgtttctttgaagaaactcgcgctagttccgcacgagtttcgccgccatcttggaactgaaactctagtgccgcactcgatattttttcagtttcatgcgagttccacgcgcactgacaaatgacgttcgattgaaccaaaattggcaccgacgagtgcggcactcagtgccgcaccggctcttcaaacgaacgtaccattagaaAAGCTGTTCACGTCGAACatttatggtacgttcgtttgaagagccgTCGGTGTCAGTTTTgtttcaatcgaacgtcatttgtgaGTGTGCGTGGAAcccgcatgaaactgaaaaaatatcgagtgcggcactagagtttcagttccaagatgtcggtgaaactcgtgcggaactagcgcgagtttcttcaaacaaacactttgacagctctgagtgcggcactcagtgtggaactagccttcaaacgaacgtaccgtaatctggggtgaatcgggactacagtctgaatagggacagcagtttttagagcacttaaagcttttaaatttggaaatggatgtacacattttgttggcccgagtctgttctaaccgaaaccaaccagaaaaatcaaaatttagtgctccaacatggttaaaaatgctgtcccgattcgccccatgtgtcccgattgaccccagtttacggtaccaaaatgtaaagatttttaattttttttgccttaTTCTGTGAttatttgatactttttttggAGTACTTTCAAATATTTGTGTAGCATGGCATATTTTTTCCACCGGGGCTGCAGCGCTACGTCAACATCGGCGACGACCATGTTCTAAAAATGGGGGTACTAAAAGTGAAGTCTGTACACGTATCTGGTTGTCATGCGAGCTGGCTGAAAAGTTTTGTGCAAATTAAGTCGACAATTTTGCTGGTAATTTCGTCTCTTGCCCAACCCAGGTACGTATCAAAGTGCAGTTTACTCGTCTCGCTTAAAGTTTGCGCGGAAGGAGTGAATTTCGGTCGTGAAGTGCGCCTGCAAGTTTTGCACTGTTCGGCGAAAATTTGTCCCGGATGGGTTCGTCGAGGGGGTGTTGTAGTGGAGGGGTGAGGGGCGCAATGTTGGACTTGCTGAGCTGTCATCGCTGTGCGGGAGGATTTTTAGTACATTGATTGAGTGTTGAg
Encoded here:
- the LOC6034784 gene encoding putative OPA3-like protein CG13603 isoform X1, with protein sequence MVVGAFPAAKLGVLAMKQISKPIASLLKARAKNSPFFRKYVCMPPAQFYNWMEVKTKMWAMNLGKPTAVPVLNEAMAIELGANLLGEIVIFTIGAGLLLLEYQRQVRKEANKEEVVLQEKLELQATINELIFQVQRQDTQIREMARVVADLESKSSWTPKILSELTGKKNSAEQPLYIPDRPPYPTSSGNSGLVTQALNVIENEVFYRDDAESDSDEAAENGRAGIVSKALIYLLNTSDSR
- the LOC6034784 gene encoding putative OPA3-like protein CG13603 isoform X2 → MVVGAFPAAKLGVLAMKQISKPIASLLKARAKNSPFFRKYVCMPPAQFYNWMEVKTKMWAMNLGKPTAVPVLNEAMAIELGANLLGEIVIFTIGAGLLLLEYQRQVRKEANKEEVVLQEKLELQATINELIFQVQRQDTQIREMARVVADLESKSSWTPKILSELTGKKNSAEQPLYIPDRPPYPTSSETTQSRTATKLQKTDELASSRKP